A DNA window from Theobroma cacao cultivar B97-61/B2 chromosome 5, Criollo_cocoa_genome_V2, whole genome shotgun sequence contains the following coding sequences:
- the LOC18597745 gene encoding oxysterol-binding protein-related protein 3A yields the protein MAPNDPKQSGGFFSSIANSLSNFGSAMTKSVNGLLGYEGLEVVNPEGGTEDAEEEARRGRWKQEERDSYWKMMQKYIGSDVTSMVTLPVLIFEPMSMLQKMVELMEYSYLLDLADECEDPYMRMVYTTSWAISVYYAYQRTWKPFNPILGETYEMVNHGGITFIAEQVSHHPPMSAGHAENEHFIYDISSKVKTKFLGNSIDIYPLGRTRVTLKRDGVVLDLVPPPTKVNNLIFGRTWVDSPGEMVMTNLTTGDKAVLYFQPCGWFGAGRYEIDGYVYNAAEEPKILMTGKWNESMSYQPCDSEGEPLPGTELKEAWKVADAPKNDKFQYTYFAHKINSFDTAPQKLLASDSRLRPDRYALEQGDLTKAGLEKSSMEERQRAEKKNREEKGHKFTPKWFDVTNEVATTPWGDLEVYQYNGKYTQHRAAIDSSSSGEEIDVRSIEFNPWQYEDLAAN from the exons ATGGCGCCGAATGATCCGAAACAAAGCGGTGGTTTCTTTTCTTCGATCGCGAACAGTTTGTCTAATTTTGGTAGCGCCATGACTAAATCAGTAAACGG tTTATTGGGATATGAAGGGCTGGAAGTTGTTAATCCAGAAGGCGGGACAGAAGATGCCGAAGAGGAAGCAAGGAGAGGAAGGTGGAAACAGGAG GAGAGGGACAGTTACTGGAAAATGATGCAAAAGTATATAGGATCTGATGTCACATCAATGGTGACACTTCCAGTTCTTATCTTTGAGCCAATGTCAATGTTGCAGAAAATGGTTGAG TTGATGGAATACTCCTACCTGCTAGATCTAGCTGATGAATGTGAGGATCCTTACATGCGAATGGTGTACACCA CATCATGGGCTATATCTGTCTACTATGCCTACCAACGTACCTGGAAACCATTTAATCCTATACTTGGTGAAACTTATGAAATGGTTAATCATGGCGGCATTACTTTTATAGCTGAGCAG GTTAGTCATCACCCCCCAATGAGTGCTGGTCATGCTGAAAATGAGCATTTTATTTATGATATATCTTCAAAAGTTAAAACCAAATTTTTGGGAAACTCAATTGATATCTATCCGCTTGGAAG GACCCGTGTGACCCTCAAGAGAGATGGTGTAGTTCTTGATTTGGTGCCTCCTCCCACAAAAGTTAACAACTTAATTTTTGGACGAACTTGGGTTGATTCACCAGGGGAGATGGTCATGACAAACCTGACAACAGGGGACAAAGCTGTACTGTATTTTCAACCATGCGGTTGGTTTGG GGCTGGTCGGTATGAGATTGATGGATATGTATATAATGCTGCTGAGGAACCGAAGATATTGATGACTGGGAAATGGAATGAGTCCATGAGTTATCAACCTTGTGACAGTGAAGGGGAACCACTTCCGGGCACTGAACTAAAGGAG GCATGGAAAGTTGCTGATGCTCCGAAGAACGATAAATTCCAGTACACATATTTTGCGCATAAGATTAACAGCTTTGATACTGCTCCCCAGAAGCTATTAGCATCTGATTCTCGTTTACGTCCTGATAGATATGCCCTAGAGCAGGGCGATCTCACTAAGGCTGGTTTGGAAAAGAGCag TATGGAGGAAAGACAGAGAGCTGAGAAGAAAAACAGAGAGGAAAAGGGCCATAAGTTCACTCCCAAATGGTTCGATGTCACCAACGAAGTCGCAACCACTCCATGGGGTGACTTGGAAGTGTACCAGTACAACGGCAAGTACACCCAACACCGGGCCGCCATAGATAGCTCAAGCAGCGGTGAAGAGATTGACGTTAGGTCAATTGAGTTCAACCCGTGGCAGTACGAAGATTTGGCTGCCAACTAA